One stretch of Cohnella algarum DNA includes these proteins:
- a CDS encoding carbohydrate ABC transporter permease: MERKSRIQLVVTYVALAMLLVIALFPLYWMLNTSFKSQGEIYNMVPSFWPKEFTWSAYEKLITEKNFLVNIKNSLIVALVVSFFSIVVSVLAAYAIAKLRFRGKRLISNGILYAYLMPRAVLFIPLYMLISSIGANDSLFGLLLIYPTITIPYATWMLISYFKSIPDEIEEAAMIDGCSRTRTLLNIIFPLSAPGIAATFIFAFTLCWSEYLYALVVITDSADKTITLGLSDMIVGDVFAWGPLMGGSMIASIPVVIMYLMTSKYMVSGMTVGGVK, from the coding sequence ATGGAACGCAAATCGCGGATCCAGCTTGTCGTCACCTATGTCGCACTGGCGATGCTTCTCGTCATCGCCCTGTTCCCCCTGTACTGGATGCTCAACACCTCGTTCAAATCGCAGGGCGAAATTTACAACATGGTTCCGTCGTTCTGGCCGAAGGAGTTTACGTGGTCGGCTTACGAAAAGCTGATTACGGAAAAGAATTTCCTGGTCAACATCAAAAACAGCCTGATCGTCGCGCTCGTCGTTTCCTTCTTCTCGATCGTCGTCAGCGTGCTGGCAGCCTACGCGATCGCCAAGCTTCGCTTTCGCGGAAAACGGCTCATCTCGAACGGCATTCTTTACGCCTACCTCATGCCCCGCGCCGTGCTGTTCATTCCGCTGTACATGCTCATTTCGTCGATCGGCGCGAACGACTCCCTGTTCGGGCTGCTGCTGATCTACCCGACGATCACGATTCCTTACGCGACCTGGATGCTCATTTCGTACTTCAAGTCGATTCCCGACGAAATCGAGGAGGCGGCGATGATCGACGGGTGCAGCCGGACGCGGACGCTGCTCAACATCATTTTTCCGTTATCCGCGCCCGGCATCGCCGCCACGTTCATTTTCGCGTTTACGCTTTGCTGGAGCGAGTATTTGTACGCGCTCGTCGTCATTACGGACAGCGCGGACAAGACGATCACGCTCGGCCTGTCCGACATGATCGTCGGCGACGTCTTCGCGTGGGGACCGCTGATGGGCGGCTCGATGATCGCCTCGATTCCCGTCGTCATCATGTATTTGATGACCTCGAAATATATGGTCAGCGGAATGACCGTCGGAGGAGTGAAGTAG
- a CDS encoding carbohydrate ABC transporter permease, giving the protein MRRLDDNKLAYALMSPVLIYLTAIMVVPFGWAVYLSFTNKMVGSPAVFNGLDNYIELFKDPLFWKAVRNTVVFTLVAVVAKTAFGMIMALVLNEKIVFRNLFRVLLFLPWTIPTIVSVFTWQWIYSDVGGVLNFLLMKIGAIGRPVGWLASPDLAMLSVIAVNVWRGIPFIGIAILAGLQTVSKEMYEAAMLDGAGPVKRFFSMTLPSIREVTVMAAVITTIWTLNDFEIVWLLTRGGPSNGTQLLSTLSYTIGFLNMDLGKAIAISILTLPPLVLLIHFITKRSLSER; this is encoded by the coding sequence ATGAGAAGGTTGGACGACAACAAGCTCGCATACGCGCTCATGAGCCCGGTGCTCATCTATTTGACGGCGATCATGGTCGTTCCGTTCGGCTGGGCGGTGTACTTGAGCTTCACGAACAAAATGGTCGGAAGCCCCGCCGTCTTTAACGGTCTCGACAATTATATCGAACTGTTCAAGGATCCCTTGTTCTGGAAAGCGGTCCGCAACACGGTCGTGTTCACGCTCGTCGCCGTCGTCGCGAAGACGGCGTTCGGCATGATCATGGCGCTCGTGCTGAACGAAAAAATCGTCTTCCGCAACCTGTTCCGCGTCCTGCTGTTCCTGCCGTGGACGATCCCGACGATCGTTTCGGTCTTTACGTGGCAGTGGATCTATTCCGACGTCGGCGGCGTGCTCAATTTCCTGCTCATGAAAATCGGCGCGATCGGCCGGCCGGTCGGCTGGCTCGCAAGCCCCGATCTGGCGATGCTTTCGGTCATCGCCGTGAACGTGTGGCGGGGGATTCCGTTTATCGGCATCGCGATTTTGGCGGGCCTGCAGACGGTATCCAAGGAAATGTACGAGGCGGCGATGCTCGACGGGGCGGGGCCGGTCAAGCGTTTCTTCTCGATGACGCTCCCTTCCATCAGGGAAGTGACCGTCATGGCCGCCGTCATCACGACGATCTGGACGCTGAACGATTTCGAAATCGTCTGGCTCCTGACGCGGGGAGGCCCGTCGAACGGCACGCAGCTGCTTTCTACGCTCAGCTATACGATCGGATTTTTGAACATGGATTTGGGGAAGGCGATCGCGATTTCGATTTTGACGCTGCCTCCGCTCGTTCTGCTCATTCATTTCATCACGAAGCGTTCGCTGTCCGAGCGCTGA
- a CDS encoding ABC transporter substrate-binding protein produces MKKWVSGLIAFALVFSLAACSSGGESGGAETGQDGKKQTLTFWMKKQLFDDQNELVQERAKQFGEENNVDVNVELIAYEDFYPKWSAAIESKTVPDVSFFGYQEIGQFYGKGVLEDVSGLITEIEAANGEIQPSMKKAITFDGKQYGVPFWTESQVLYYRKDMLEAAGFDGPPETWDEFRSMAKALTDPGKGVYGAGIGYGKGNSDAEFLTRGIIWSYGGSVDTKDGGAIVNSPETVQATQFIRDIFLTDGSTPPSAVGWDDSGNNKAYLSGQAAMIFNVGSTLATIKNENPDLYEKTGIAMYPAGPKGRFIPGISNNLGIFKDSANKDLAKKFIAFMLEPDWYKTWVEKGAPLTGPVLTALKSEPVWQEEKNKAFVESVDEFYFLGYPDEYSPQAGEVFNLRIVNDTFQKLLLEANYTPEIAVQDLHQKIAEIYEKQ; encoded by the coding sequence ATGAAAAAGTGGGTTTCGGGTCTCATCGCGTTCGCCTTGGTCTTCTCGCTTGCGGCATGCAGCTCCGGCGGCGAAAGCGGCGGAGCGGAGACGGGGCAGGACGGCAAAAAGCAGACGCTGACGTTTTGGATGAAAAAGCAGCTGTTCGACGACCAGAACGAGCTGGTTCAGGAACGGGCGAAGCAATTCGGGGAAGAGAACAACGTCGACGTGAACGTCGAGCTGATCGCATACGAAGATTTTTACCCGAAGTGGAGCGCGGCGATCGAATCGAAAACCGTGCCGGACGTTTCCTTTTTCGGGTATCAGGAAATCGGGCAGTTTTACGGAAAAGGCGTGCTCGAAGATGTAAGCGGACTCATTACGGAAATCGAAGCCGCGAACGGCGAAATCCAGCCGAGCATGAAAAAGGCCATCACGTTCGACGGCAAGCAGTACGGGGTGCCGTTCTGGACGGAAAGCCAGGTGCTGTACTACCGCAAGGATATGCTGGAAGCGGCCGGCTTCGACGGTCCTCCGGAAACGTGGGACGAATTCCGCTCGATGGCCAAGGCGCTGACCGATCCGGGCAAGGGCGTGTACGGCGCGGGCATTGGGTACGGCAAAGGCAACTCCGACGCCGAATTTTTGACGCGGGGCATCATCTGGTCCTACGGCGGTTCGGTGGACACGAAGGACGGCGGCGCGATCGTCAACTCGCCGGAGACGGTTCAGGCGACGCAGTTCATCCGCGATATTTTCCTGACGGACGGAAGCACGCCGCCGAGCGCGGTCGGCTGGGACGACAGCGGCAACAACAAAGCGTATTTGAGCGGTCAGGCCGCGATGATTTTCAACGTCGGAAGCACGCTGGCCACGATCAAGAACGAAAACCCGGACCTGTACGAGAAGACGGGCATCGCCATGTATCCGGCCGGTCCGAAGGGGCGGTTCATTCCCGGCATCAGCAACAATCTCGGCATTTTCAAAGATTCCGCGAACAAGGATTTGGCGAAAAAGTTCATCGCGTTCATGCTGGAGCCCGACTGGTACAAGACGTGGGTGGAAAAGGGCGCGCCGCTTACGGGCCCCGTGCTCACCGCCTTGAAATCGGAGCCGGTATGGCAGGAGGAAAAGAACAAGGCGTTCGTCGAATCCGTGGACGAATTTTATTTCCTCGGATATCCGGACGAGTACAGCCCGCAGGCCGGCGAAGTGTTTAACCTGCGAATCGTCAACGATACGTTCCAGAAGCTGCTGCTCGAAGCGAATTACACGCCGGAAATCGCGGTGCAGGACCTTCACCAGAAAATCGCGGAAATTTACGAAAAGCAATAA
- a CDS encoding response regulator, giving the protein MNDTELYRLLIVDDEDTVVDSLADTIDWTKAGVSNVYKAYSGSEALEILKTNAIDIVMTDIRMPGISGLELIAKIRAGWKRIKCILLSGHAEFAYAQKAIAQDTFEYLLKPASDEDVVRTVGKAVDALRRERDESRSHERFAKTFREHLPLLRGELLNGLLQGREYLHGQLAEKTKSLRLDVRPDEPFALMVVRLEGKLAELDFYHSSLMEYAIQNMAEEVCDGWFRLWSCKDVHGYLTFMATLSDERRLEAAAESGAEEAFRQLQFAASQLQLNVNRYLKGTVSVIISGWGRFPQDVKRLYDENLLALRKRIGNQAELFIYASEETEPAPVRSLQRLYEPPLLQHLMESGNWDQAEAKLLSVCDELRANWSQSFEHFTEAYFYVYASFSSLAHKQGRSLAELIGPDLSGTAGLAPIRSLSSLRDWMLRAFGRLKMCIESEPRHEREDTVGKIKQFIQERLVEDVTLQTIADHLGVHPVHVSRLFKLETGENVSDFVLRLKMEKAVSLLADPALKNYEIALLLGYQNPNYFIKVFKKYYSVTPQDYRNANFMPSD; this is encoded by the coding sequence ATGAACGATACCGAACTTTACCGGCTGCTCATCGTCGATGACGAGGACACCGTCGTGGACAGCCTGGCCGATACGATCGATTGGACGAAGGCGGGCGTTTCGAACGTGTACAAGGCTTATTCCGGCAGCGAGGCATTGGAGATATTGAAAACGAACGCGATCGACATCGTCATGACCGATATTCGCATGCCCGGCATCAGCGGGCTCGAGCTGATCGCCAAAATCCGCGCCGGCTGGAAGCGAATCAAATGCATCCTGCTCTCGGGACATGCCGAGTTCGCCTACGCGCAAAAAGCGATCGCCCAGGACACGTTCGAATATTTGCTGAAGCCGGCGAGCGACGAGGATGTCGTCCGGACGGTCGGAAAAGCGGTGGACGCCTTGCGGCGGGAAAGGGACGAAAGCCGGTCGCACGAACGGTTCGCCAAGACGTTTCGGGAGCATCTGCCGCTGCTGCGGGGAGAACTGCTGAACGGGCTGCTGCAGGGAAGGGAATATTTGCACGGCCAGCTCGCCGAGAAGACGAAATCGCTGCGGCTCGACGTTCGCCCGGACGAACCGTTCGCGCTGATGGTCGTGCGTTTGGAGGGAAAGCTGGCGGAGCTGGATTTCTATCATTCGTCCCTGATGGAATATGCGATCCAGAACATGGCGGAGGAAGTTTGCGACGGCTGGTTCCGGCTTTGGAGCTGCAAGGACGTACACGGCTATTTGACGTTCATGGCCACGCTGAGCGACGAGCGGCGGCTGGAAGCGGCAGCGGAATCCGGGGCGGAGGAAGCGTTCCGACAGCTGCAATTCGCCGCTTCGCAGCTGCAGCTGAACGTAAACCGATACTTGAAAGGCACCGTCTCGGTCATCATCAGCGGTTGGGGCCGGTTTCCCCAGGACGTCAAGCGGTTGTACGACGAAAATCTGCTGGCGCTGCGCAAGCGGATCGGCAATCAGGCGGAATTGTTCATCTACGCGTCAGAAGAGACGGAGCCGGCTCCGGTCCGCTCCCTGCAAAGGCTGTACGAGCCCCCGCTGCTTCAGCATTTGATGGAGTCGGGCAACTGGGATCAGGCCGAAGCGAAGCTGTTGTCCGTTTGCGACGAGCTGAGGGCGAACTGGTCCCAATCGTTCGAGCATTTTACCGAAGCTTATTTTTACGTGTACGCTTCGTTCAGCTCGCTCGCGCACAAGCAGGGGCGCAGCCTGGCGGAGCTGATCGGCCCGGATTTGTCCGGCACCGCGGGCCTCGCGCCGATCCGTTCCCTGTCCTCGCTTCGGGACTGGATGCTGCGGGCGTTCGGCCGGCTCAAAATGTGCATCGAAAGCGAGCCGCGGCACGAGCGGGAAGACACGGTAGGGAAAATCAAACAGTTTATCCAGGAGCGGCTCGTGGAGGACGTCACCCTGCAAACGATCGCCGACCATTTGGGCGTTCATCCGGTTCACGTGTCCCGCTTGTTCAAGCTGGAAACCGGCGAAAACGTCAGCGATTTCGTGCTGCGGCTCAAGATGGAAAAGGCCGTTTCGCTGCTGGCCGATCCGGCCTTGAAAAATTACGAGATCGCGCTTCTGCTCGGCTACCAGAATCCGAATTATTTCATCAAGGTGTTTAAAAAGTACTATTCGGTCACGCCGCAGGATTACCGCAACGCTAATTTTATGCCATCGGATTAA
- a CDS encoding sensor histidine kinase, which produces MKLNIFSKIFLLVISLLLPTVALYGYSYQVSVDVVRQTVEDNNLNRLSFFMSQMDMMVDQLTKYSASAGRDFTLREYLDGRGKSDPILQLQRQLRIFEMLNMQTATNAWNNQLILHLTDSKEVISTDYSVKYDERTIRETPPGEWTYRSAVSFSMKQMLFSQIRPAGIPNVFVEVRFTEDNIRNMLSLYKQGELTEPFLYRKGEAPIVSYTADRTTIDPAVGILESMNLEESGNAVVTLNGKKYMINHAHSGSLDWAMVDLVPLETIFSPIVTSRNLFYSSIVLLLALSLLATLLLYRNVQRPIQLLVKGVQRVRDGRYSIRLHPRTNNEFDFLFRSFNEMAEKIGDLIDKVYKETLRSKEATLKHLQSQINPHFLYNCLFYIKGMASLGEKDAVVAMALNLGEYYRYTTRTEKTTATVREEAKLVRNYLEIQLLRIQRFRYEIDIPEEMLELEIPKLLIQPLVENAVIHGIEPSERFGVVTIKGETGPDGNRIVVEDNGPGMTEERMIELKKRISAPLEAETGCGLWNIHQRLLHLYEEGSGLYFSKSSKNGFRAELVWRAE; this is translated from the coding sequence GTGAAACTGAACATCTTCAGCAAAATTTTCCTGCTTGTCATTTCGCTTCTCCTTCCCACGGTCGCCTTGTACGGTTACTCCTATCAAGTCAGCGTCGACGTCGTCCGGCAGACGGTCGAGGACAACAATTTGAACCGCCTCTCCTTTTTTATGAGCCAGATGGACATGATGGTCGACCAGCTGACGAAATATTCGGCGTCGGCAGGACGGGATTTCACCTTGCGGGAGTATTTGGACGGGCGGGGGAAAAGCGACCCGATTTTGCAGCTTCAGCGGCAGTTGCGGATTTTCGAGATGTTGAACATGCAAACCGCGACGAACGCCTGGAACAACCAGCTCATTTTGCACTTGACCGATTCGAAGGAAGTCATCTCGACCGATTATTCCGTCAAGTACGACGAACGGACGATCCGCGAAACGCCCCCCGGGGAATGGACGTACCGAAGCGCCGTCAGCTTCAGCATGAAGCAAATGCTGTTTTCGCAAATCAGGCCCGCGGGCATTCCGAACGTCTTCGTCGAAGTCCGGTTTACCGAGGACAACATCCGGAACATGCTCAGTCTCTACAAGCAGGGGGAGCTGACGGAGCCGTTTCTGTACCGGAAAGGCGAAGCGCCGATCGTCAGCTACACGGCTGACCGCACGACGATCGACCCGGCGGTCGGCATCCTCGAATCCATGAACCTCGAGGAAAGCGGCAACGCGGTCGTGACGCTGAACGGGAAAAAATACATGATCAACCATGCCCATTCCGGCAGCCTGGACTGGGCGATGGTCGATCTCGTGCCGCTCGAAACGATTTTTTCGCCGATCGTGACGAGCCGGAATCTGTTTTATTCCTCCATCGTGCTGCTGCTGGCGCTCAGCCTGTTGGCGACGCTGCTGCTGTACCGGAACGTGCAAAGGCCGATTCAATTGCTCGTCAAAGGCGTGCAGCGCGTCCGGGACGGCCGTTACTCGATCCGGCTTCACCCCCGGACGAACAACGAATTCGATTTTTTGTTCCGAAGCTTTAACGAAATGGCCGAAAAAATCGGGGACCTGATCGACAAGGTATACAAGGAAACGCTGCGGTCGAAGGAAGCGACCTTAAAGCATTTGCAATCGCAAATCAATCCCCACTTCCTGTACAACTGCCTGTTTTACATCAAGGGGATGGCAAGCCTCGGCGAAAAGGACGCGGTCGTGGCGATGGCGCTGAATCTCGGCGAGTATTACCGCTACACGACGCGGACCGAAAAAACGACGGCCACGGTGCGCGAAGAAGCGAAGCTTGTCCGCAACTATTTGGAAATCCAACTGCTGCGCATCCAGAGATTCCGGTACGAAATCGACATCCCGGAGGAGATGCTGGAGCTGGAAATTCCGAAGCTGCTGATCCAGCCGCTCGTCGAAAACGCGGTCATTCACGGCATCGAACCGAGCGAACGGTTCGGGGTCGTTACGATCAAGGGGGAAACGGGCCCGGACGGAAACCGCATCGTCGTGGAGGACAACGGCCCCGGAATGACGGAGGAGCGGATGATCGAGCTGAAGAAGCGGATTTCCGCCCCGCTCGAAGCGGAGACCGGCTGCGGGCTGTGGAACATCCACCAGCGGCTTCTTCACTTGTACGAGGAAGGCTCGGGCCTGTATTTTTCGAAATCGTCGAAAAACGGATTTCGCGCAGAACTTGTTTGGAGGGCCGAATAG
- a CDS encoding permease, translating to MFAGHFGIAAAVKATQPRLPLWSLIVATQLLDILFIPLNLAGVERTDTSIGTGYGETIFHADYTHSLVGALLIAVVAGFAARRAWGAKGGYAIASVVFSHWLLDLIVHRADMPILPGNAGQLPLLGFGLWKYAGISMILETAILAIGFAMYVRYAMKGTGKTSRKKATASVIAMGLFLALTMMISV from the coding sequence ATGTTCGCAGGACATTTCGGAATCGCAGCCGCCGTCAAAGCAACGCAGCCCAGGCTTCCGCTTTGGTCTCTTATCGTCGCGACCCAATTGCTGGACATTCTTTTCATTCCGCTGAACTTGGCCGGCGTCGAGCGGACCGACACGTCGATCGGTACCGGATACGGCGAAACGATCTTCCATGCCGATTATACGCATTCTCTCGTCGGCGCTCTGCTGATCGCCGTCGTCGCCGGCTTTGCCGCGCGTCGCGCCTGGGGCGCAAAAGGCGGCTACGCCATTGCGTCCGTCGTCTTCAGCCACTGGCTGCTCGATTTGATCGTCCATCGGGCGGACATGCCGATTTTGCCGGGAAATGCGGGCCAATTGCCGCTGCTTGGCTTCGGACTGTGGAAATATGCGGGAATCAGCATGATCCTGGAAACGGCGATCCTTGCGATCGGATTCGCGATGTATGTGCGTTACGCCATGAAAGGGACGGGAAAAACAAGCCGGAAAAAGGCGACGGCGTCGGTCATTGCCATGGGGTTGTTCCTCGCGCTCACGATGATGATAAGCGTCTGA
- a CDS encoding YcnI family protein, with the protein MKKRLSLVFALFLAFGFAQAASAHVTVSPGEVAQGAYQVFTIRVPSEKDAATTEVKLDVPDGVEVLRFEPKPEWSYETETNADGKIVSVVWTTSGSGLGATEFGEFRFQGRVAADAAELVWKAYQTYSDGSVVEWTGAEDADTPASVTAVTPSTGESDGHGHGAASSGAADEASDGAGRDPLTLGLAIAGLAAGLLALVVSLVRRKA; encoded by the coding sequence ATGAAAAAAAGGTTGTCTCTCGTTTTTGCGCTGTTTCTCGCCTTCGGGTTCGCCCAGGCGGCAAGCGCGCATGTGACGGTATCGCCGGGCGAAGTGGCGCAAGGCGCGTACCAGGTGTTTACGATTCGCGTCCCGTCCGAGAAGGACGCGGCTACGACCGAAGTGAAGCTGGACGTTCCGGACGGCGTCGAAGTGCTGCGGTTCGAGCCGAAGCCCGAATGGAGCTACGAGACGGAGACGAACGCGGACGGCAAAATCGTTTCCGTCGTCTGGACGACGTCCGGCAGCGGCCTGGGCGCGACGGAGTTTGGCGAGTTCCGCTTCCAGGGCCGGGTCGCGGCAGACGCCGCGGAGCTCGTCTGGAAAGCTTACCAGACGTACTCCGACGGCAGCGTCGTCGAATGGACCGGCGCCGAGGACGCCGACACGCCGGCTTCCGTGACGGCGGTGACGCCGTCGACCGGCGAGTCCGACGGCCACGGCCACGGCGCCGCTTCTTCCGGCGCCGCCGATGAGGCGTCCGACGGCGCGGGGCGGGATCCGCTGACGCTCGGCCTTGCGATCGCCGGCCTCGCCGCGGGCTTGCTGGCGCTTGTCGTCTCGCTCGTTCGCCGGAAGGCGTAG
- a CDS encoding response regulator → MNQPFRVLLVDDHPHARQGMREIVASDRDFVVVGEAASGEEALELMDETTPELVLMDISMPGMGGLEAAKAIKGAYPDVKIVMVTVSDEPAHLFEALKKGAQGYLLKNLEPSSWREYLRAVALDEAPLNPDLAMSILREFAARPQPPVSPARGRAGADGETAMREGLTPREKEILLEVARGRTNREIAAGLGLSENTVKNHLKNILQKLHLDNRVQLTRYAYERGLVDG, encoded by the coding sequence ATGAATCAGCCGTTTCGCGTGCTGCTCGTCGATGACCACCCTCACGCGCGGCAAGGGATGCGGGAAATCGTGGCGTCCGACCGCGACTTTGTCGTCGTCGGGGAAGCGGCCAGCGGCGAGGAGGCGCTCGAGCTGATGGACGAGACGACGCCGGAGCTCGTGCTGATGGACATTTCCATGCCCGGGATGGGAGGGCTCGAGGCGGCGAAAGCGATCAAGGGCGCCTATCCCGACGTCAAAATCGTCATGGTGACGGTGTCCGACGAGCCGGCCCACCTGTTCGAAGCGCTGAAAAAGGGCGCCCAAGGCTACTTGCTCAAAAACCTGGAGCCTTCGTCCTGGCGCGAATATTTGCGTGCGGTGGCCCTGGACGAAGCGCCGCTGAACCCGGATCTGGCGATGTCGATTTTGCGGGAGTTCGCCGCAAGGCCCCAGCCGCCGGTTTCGCCGGCGCGGGGGAGAGCGGGCGCGGACGGCGAAACCGCCATGCGCGAGGGGCTGACGCCGCGGGAGAAGGAAATTTTGCTGGAGGTGGCCAGGGGCCGGACGAATCGCGAAATCGCCGCCGGTCTCGGCCTGTCCGAAAATACGGTCAAAAACCATCTCAAAAATATTTTGCAAAAGCTGCATTTGGACAACCGGGTGCAGCTGACCCGTTATGCGTACGAACGGGGGCTGGTGGACGGGTAG
- a CDS encoding sensor histidine kinase translates to MNRPEGGGSRPDAKEGAVMRDKRIKWLIIGIPTLTIGLWEYVRHAFLLPYLSMELGNLLAPFIVLAVTLALVPGLFRRMEQSQSELQREKATKAALEEREQLARQLHDGIAQSLFLLAVKLDQLDRAACEPPVRKLTGQIRETVRVMHEDVRQAIANLRLPPSAADAAWVLPLRELLGETAGVLDAEADFRWTIPDESLSGKEKVELHACLREALLNVRKHARAQNVTVVGEPVEGGGFRCRVEDDGIGFGGDPFAAPGRFGLRMVRDRAGKMGWTLAAERRGDRTVIELTKKGRRGDESAVSRAARR, encoded by the coding sequence TTGAACCGGCCGGAAGGCGGAGGCAGCCGGCCGGATGCGAAAGAGGGAGCCGTCATGCGCGACAAGCGGATCAAATGGCTGATCATCGGGATTCCCACGCTGACAATCGGGCTGTGGGAGTACGTGCGGCATGCGTTTTTGCTGCCCTATTTGTCGATGGAGCTCGGCAACTTGCTGGCTCCGTTCATCGTGCTTGCGGTGACGCTGGCGCTCGTGCCGGGGCTGTTCCGGCGCATGGAGCAGTCGCAGAGCGAGCTGCAGCGGGAGAAAGCGACCAAGGCGGCGCTCGAAGAGCGGGAACAGCTGGCGCGGCAGCTGCACGACGGCATCGCTCAGTCGCTGTTTCTGCTCGCGGTCAAGCTCGACCAGCTGGATCGAGCCGCGTGCGAGCCGCCCGTGCGCAAGCTTACCGGACAGATTCGCGAGACGGTCCGGGTCATGCACGAGGACGTGCGGCAGGCGATCGCCAATTTGCGGCTGCCGCCGTCGGCGGCGGACGCCGCCTGGGTGCTCCCCTTGCGCGAGCTGCTCGGAGAGACGGCGGGCGTTCTCGACGCCGAGGCGGATTTTCGCTGGACGATTCCGGACGAAAGCTTGTCCGGCAAGGAAAAGGTCGAGCTGCACGCCTGCCTGCGGGAAGCGCTGCTGAACGTCCGCAAGCATGCGCGGGCGCAAAACGTGACGGTCGTCGGCGAACCGGTCGAAGGCGGAGGCTTTCGCTGCCGCGTCGAGGACGACGGCATCGGGTTCGGGGGCGACCCGTTCGCGGCTCCGGGGCGGTTCGGCCTGCGCATGGTGCGCGATCGCGCGGGGAAGATGGGCTGGACGCTGGCGGCGGAGCGGCGTGGAGACCGTACGGTAATCGAATTGACGAAGAAAGGGAGAAGAGGCGATGAATCAGCCGTTTCGCGTGCTGCTCGTCGATGA